Proteins from a single region of Pseudopedobacter saltans DSM 12145:
- a CDS encoding sensor histidine kinase yields MDIQVSAYYLAWVCIIHLSVFSFILFFKKDNRKANITLALFMIILVAIHTSHLLLLTDLVYKYYWLNKLCFLLLFLEGPVYLRYTALMAGESIDWKKHVWLHVLPFVFPMLYIVSFVFKTPDEIITYYQAAKKVQPLDATIVLFVVTVQATVYWFWSINILNRYNKRLAPKNYKSQLSLQWLAVLTAVLIISSLVIVPALLFFIQSDISVLYIYMPVITMTIYLTLFYKSINFPGTEYEKRLVREQVRQRISRDMHDELGAGITKIALLSELAKKNSHEEDLKLDEISGNAKRLSENLKEIIWDLNPESSLFSNMLSYIREYASDFLYDSGIDYFIDLPDNVEDFVVSYEAKRNLMMIIKESLHNILKHSEANKVVLELKRINGSFTLNIEDNGKGMSSQEGNGGNGLKNMAIRASQIGAGFTYKSGKTGLSISVDNINLG; encoded by the coding sequence ATGGATATACAGGTTTCGGCATATTATCTGGCCTGGGTTTGTATTATACACCTTAGCGTATTCTCATTTATACTATTTTTTAAGAAAGATAACAGAAAGGCCAATATAACACTGGCGCTCTTTATGATCATCCTGGTAGCCATACATACCTCGCACCTTCTACTGCTAACTGATCTTGTGTACAAATATTATTGGTTGAATAAGCTGTGTTTCCTTTTGCTATTTCTGGAAGGGCCGGTCTATTTAAGATACACAGCGTTAATGGCCGGAGAAAGTATTGATTGGAAAAAGCATGTGTGGCTTCATGTTTTACCTTTTGTCTTCCCAATGCTGTATATTGTCAGTTTCGTGTTTAAAACACCAGATGAAATTATAACTTATTATCAGGCTGCAAAAAAAGTACAACCCTTAGACGCCACAATAGTATTGTTTGTAGTTACCGTACAGGCTACTGTTTATTGGTTTTGGAGTATTAATATTCTAAACAGGTACAATAAACGTTTAGCGCCGAAAAATTATAAATCACAGCTAAGTCTTCAATGGTTGGCTGTTCTTACAGCTGTTCTGATTATATCTTCGTTGGTTATTGTCCCGGCTTTGCTGTTTTTTATACAATCGGATATTTCGGTATTATATATTTATATGCCAGTGATAACCATGACAATTTATCTCACTCTATTTTATAAATCTATCAATTTTCCGGGTACAGAATATGAGAAAAGATTGGTACGGGAACAGGTCCGTCAAAGAATCAGTCGGGATATGCATGATGAGCTCGGTGCGGGAATAACCAAAATTGCATTATTGTCTGAGCTGGCAAAAAAGAACAGCCATGAAGAAGATCTTAAGCTCGATGAAATTTCCGGAAATGCCAAAAGATTATCTGAAAACCTGAAAGAGATTATTTGGGACCTTAATCCCGAAAGTAGTTTGTTTTCGAATATGCTCAGTTATATCAGAGAGTATGCATCGGATTTTTTGTACGATTCTGGGATCGATTATTTTATAGACCTTCCGGATAATGTGGAAGATTTTGTGGTTTCTTACGAAGCAAAGCGGAATCTGATGATGATTATAAAAGAATCTCTACATAATATATTGAAGCATTCGGAAGCCAATAAAGTCGTATTGGAATTAAAAAGAATTAATGGAAGCTTTACCTTAAATATCGAAGACAATGGAAAGGGAATGAGCTCTCAGGAAGGAAATGGCGGAAATGGTTTAAAGAATATGGCTATAAGAGCATCACAAATAGGAGCTGGTTTTACTTATAAATCAGGCAAGACAGGTTTATCCATAAGTGTGGACAATATCAATTTGGGCTGA
- a CDS encoding response regulator transcription factor, with translation MNIRIAIVEDETDTREMLVNLINGYEGYSCVSAYKNAEEALNNILLLEVDVVLVDIHLPGKSGISLIEQLKSLVPKTQFMVCSSLEDSNHIFSALKAGATGYISKTTSSEKIIQAISELHLGGSPMSSQIARKVVASFQEHKVIKNDSCKDLTNREFEILEFLSRGYRYKEIGDKLFISVETVRKHINNVYKKLQVNSAIEAINLMKR, from the coding sequence ATGAATATTAGAATTGCAATTGTTGAAGATGAGACCGACACGAGAGAAATGTTGGTAAACCTGATAAACGGTTATGAGGGGTATTCATGTGTAAGTGCCTATAAAAACGCGGAAGAAGCATTAAATAATATACTTTTACTAGAGGTGGATGTTGTTTTGGTTGACATCCACTTGCCCGGAAAATCAGGCATCAGCCTGATAGAACAGCTTAAAAGCCTTGTGCCTAAAACCCAGTTTATGGTATGCTCATCTCTCGAAGATTCAAATCATATTTTCTCGGCTCTAAAAGCCGGTGCTACAGGCTATATAAGTAAAACAACGAGTTCTGAAAAAATTATTCAGGCTATATCCGAACTTCATTTGGGTGGATCTCCCATGAGCAGTCAAATTGCAAGAAAAGTAGTTGCCTCCTTTCAGGAACATAAAGTTATAAAAAACGACTCCTGTAAGGATTTGACAAATAGGGAGTTTGAAATATTGGAATTTCTTTCGAGAGGATATCGCTACAAAGAAATAGGCGATAAGCTTTTTATAAGTGTCGAAACTGTAAGAAAGCATATTAATAATGTTTACAAGAAGCTTCAGGTAAATTCAGCAATAGAGGCTATTAACTTAATGAAGAGATAA
- the trmB gene encoding tRNA (guanosine(46)-N7)-methyltransferase TrmB, which produces MAKRKLQRFAEIGTFRNVVQLDEGKPYKGKWKEKFFKNDKPLILELACGKGEYSVNLGRKYPDKNFLGIDYKGNRIWVGAKMALDEGLENVGFLRIQIQNILDYFGEGEVDEIWITFPDPQAQSPLERKRLTNPAFLGKYKSILKEPGIMHLKTDNDGFFEYTLEKVSEGQYNIQDQSTDIYKSHPNDEILSIKTHYERIYLQKGKNINYVRFSFS; this is translated from the coding sequence GTGGCTAAAAGAAAATTACAGAGATTCGCAGAGATCGGTACGTTTAGAAATGTAGTGCAGTTGGATGAGGGTAAACCATATAAAGGCAAATGGAAGGAAAAATTCTTTAAAAATGATAAACCCTTGATATTGGAGCTGGCATGTGGAAAAGGCGAATACAGCGTGAATTTAGGGAGAAAGTATCCTGATAAAAACTTTTTAGGTATCGATTATAAAGGAAATAGAATTTGGGTTGGAGCAAAAATGGCTTTAGACGAAGGGCTGGAAAATGTAGGGTTCCTGAGAATCCAGATTCAAAATATTCTTGATTACTTTGGAGAAGGGGAAGTTGACGAAATCTGGATTACTTTTCCCGATCCGCAGGCACAGAGCCCGCTTGAAAGAAAAAGACTAACAAATCCGGCCTTCCTGGGTAAATATAAATCTATCTTAAAAGAGCCCGGAATCATGCATTTAAAAACAGATAACGATGGCTTTTTTGAATATACTTTGGAAAAAGTATCTGAAGGGCAATACAATATTCAGGATCAATCAACAGATATTTACAAAAGCCATCCGAATGATGAAATTCTTTCTATAAAAACGCATTATGAACGTATTTACTTACAAAAAGGAAAGAATATCAATTATGTAAGATTTAGTTTTTCCTGA
- a CDS encoding site-specific recombinase gives MSKIRDSIIILQAMVSRFNNILDQIVNLKGAASSDQLIELVKIIRPYDFKNAKKATESLVNLIDTLKDNPVYQQAFSRYIISLLKSKNQIRLFAELGISPNTNFLGELRRRLNAKILPPAIDNSELTDLLLEVFNNKNDHYWVEGVADDVWKQLFSLIDLPKSLDLILPDLFYMPIVNSVLILTNRISSLGLEPEIAMRMPHVEKYHSDFLALSSEVHNFLNAHKQDQQIEASESLKQVRVLLTQCLNSIDRIRKSQKNRGTSIAQVYILLRITQNIKRLQQLLNFLDPKNGDSSKQLGYSVQLFKKLVYAENMSKSVRSHIKENTDLLAYQIIEHTSSVGKKYVAVTKKEYFSAIWAAMKGGFIIVLAVLVKAYIGNFKDLPLVPSTFLYGLNYATAFVIIYLTHSSLATKQPSMTASYIANALSGNGKGGIHVNNAADTIIRMFRSQFASVVGNLIVVVPLTFLFAYSYFYITGEYFFSRQHAITALEENNPFESLMIIYAAIAGFFLFLSGLITGYYENKIVTSQIPKRIREHKYLSKKLGQRRLNIFASFVEKNTGSLAGNIILGFLLGSAGPIGKITGLPFDIRHITISAGNYGLGSYTLLEKPIVDLMVYSAIGVLLVGVINITVSFALTMIVAVKSLRVDYSRWGELVQAVFAHFIFSTRDFFYPPKEKKNTNFENQNLE, from the coding sequence TTGTCAAAAATAAGAGATTCAATCATTATATTACAAGCAATGGTATCTCGATTTAACAACATATTAGATCAAATAGTCAATCTTAAAGGCGCAGCTTCTTCGGACCAGCTTATAGAGTTGGTAAAAATAATCCGGCCCTATGATTTTAAAAACGCAAAAAAAGCGACAGAAAGCCTGGTTAATCTAATAGACACTCTTAAAGACAACCCAGTTTATCAACAAGCTTTTTCCAGATATATTATATCATTATTAAAATCCAAAAATCAAATCAGACTCTTTGCAGAATTGGGTATTTCTCCTAATACTAACTTTCTGGGTGAATTAAGAAGAAGGTTAAACGCGAAGATATTACCACCTGCTATCGATAATTCTGAATTAACCGATTTATTGCTAGAAGTATTCAACAACAAAAATGATCATTATTGGGTAGAGGGAGTAGCAGATGACGTTTGGAAACAGCTATTTTCTTTAATCGATCTGCCAAAATCTTTAGATCTTATTCTTCCAGATCTATTTTATATGCCAATAGTAAACTCGGTTCTTATCCTAACAAACCGAATATCTTCTTTAGGATTAGAACCTGAAATAGCTATGCGCATGCCGCATGTAGAGAAATACCACAGTGATTTTTTAGCATTAAGCTCGGAAGTTCATAATTTTTTAAATGCACATAAACAGGATCAGCAAATTGAGGCAAGCGAATCTCTTAAACAAGTCCGGGTATTACTTACTCAATGTTTAAACAGCATAGATCGGATAAGAAAGAGTCAGAAAAACAGGGGCACTTCGATAGCACAAGTATATATCCTGTTAAGAATTACACAAAATATTAAACGTTTACAACAGCTACTTAATTTTTTAGATCCAAAAAACGGGGACAGTTCCAAACAACTGGGATACAGTGTACAACTTTTCAAAAAGTTGGTTTACGCTGAAAATATGAGTAAGAGCGTGCGTTCGCACATAAAAGAAAATACAGATTTACTGGCCTATCAGATTATTGAGCATACATCCTCTGTAGGAAAAAAGTATGTAGCTGTAACTAAAAAGGAATATTTTAGTGCAATATGGGCAGCAATGAAAGGAGGCTTTATCATTGTACTAGCTGTATTGGTAAAAGCTTATATCGGAAATTTCAAAGATTTACCCTTAGTTCCTTCTACTTTTTTATACGGCTTAAATTACGCTACAGCTTTTGTGATTATCTATCTTACCCATTCTTCTCTTGCAACTAAGCAACCATCCATGACAGCTTCATATATAGCGAATGCTTTGTCTGGAAATGGAAAGGGAGGAATTCACGTTAACAATGCTGCCGATACCATTATCAGAATGTTCAGGAGCCAATTTGCGTCTGTTGTAGGAAATTTAATTGTTGTAGTGCCACTCACATTTTTATTTGCTTATAGCTATTTCTACATTACAGGCGAATATTTTTTCAGTAGGCAGCATGCTATCACCGCTTTAGAAGAAAACAATCCTTTCGAAAGCTTAATGATTATTTATGCGGCTATAGCAGGCTTTTTCTTATTTCTTTCGGGACTTATAACAGGATATTACGAAAATAAAATAGTGACAAGCCAAATCCCCAAACGCATTAGAGAACATAAATACTTAAGTAAAAAATTAGGTCAGAGAAGACTTAATATTTTTGCTTCTTTCGTTGAAAAAAATACAGGGAGCCTTGCCGGAAACATTATTTTGGGATTTTTATTGGGGTCAGCTGGCCCTATTGGTAAAATTACAGGACTTCCTTTCGATATCAGACATATTACAATTTCCGCTGGAAACTATGGCTTAGGCAGTTATACTCTTTTAGAAAAACCTATTGTTGATCTGATGGTTTATTCGGCAATTGGTGTTTTATTAGTAGGAGTTATAAATATCACGGTTAGTTTTGCACTAACCATGATTGTGGCTGTAAAATCTTTAAGAGTAGATTATAGCCGATGGGGAGAGCTGGTACAGGCTGTATTTGCCCATTTTATATTTAGCACACGAGATTTCTTTTATCCGCCGAAAGAAAAAAAGAATACTAACTTTGAAAATCAAAACTTGGAATAA
- the fcl gene encoding GDP-L-fucose synthase, which yields MEKSAKIYVAGHNGMVGSAILRKLKSEGFTNLITRSSKELDLRNEQAVREFFIAEKPDYVFLAAAKVGGIVANNTYRAEFLYDNLQIQNNVIHNSHLNGVKKLMFLGSSCIYPKMAPQPLKEEYLLTGLLEETNEPYAIAKIAGIKMCDAYRSQYGCNYISVMPTNLYGYNDNYHPENSHVLPALIRRFHEAKINDALSVTIWGTGTPMREFLFADDLADACFYLMQNYNEPNLINIGTGKDITIKDLAYLIKHIVDYKGEINFDTSKPDGTPRKLMDVSKLHAKGWTHKIELEEGIKLAYKDFLEKYA from the coding sequence TTGGAAAAATCAGCTAAAATATATGTTGCAGGGCATAACGGAATGGTTGGTTCTGCGATTTTAAGAAAACTTAAAAGTGAAGGATTTACTAATCTTATCACAAGATCTTCTAAAGAATTAGATTTAAGAAACGAACAAGCTGTACGTGAATTTTTTATAGCAGAAAAACCTGATTATGTCTTTCTGGCAGCTGCGAAAGTAGGCGGTATAGTCGCTAATAATACATATAGAGCGGAGTTTTTATATGATAATTTACAGATACAAAACAATGTAATTCATAATTCTCATTTAAACGGAGTAAAAAAGTTAATGTTTCTAGGATCCAGCTGCATTTACCCTAAAATGGCACCGCAACCACTAAAAGAAGAATATCTTTTAACAGGGTTACTAGAAGAAACTAATGAGCCTTATGCTATAGCTAAAATTGCCGGAATTAAAATGTGCGATGCCTACAGAAGCCAATATGGTTGCAACTATATTTCTGTAATGCCAACCAATTTATATGGATATAATGACAATTATCATCCGGAGAACTCTCATGTTTTACCAGCGTTGATTAGAAGATTCCATGAAGCAAAAATTAACGATGCCCTATCTGTTACTATCTGGGGAACCGGTACACCGATGCGAGAGTTTTTATTTGCAGATGATTTAGCGGATGCTTGTTTTTACTTAATGCAAAATTATAATGAACCTAATTTAATAAATATCGGAACTGGTAAAGATATAACGATTAAAGACCTGGCCTATTTAATTAAGCATATTGTTGATTATAAAGGCGAAATTAATTTCGACACTTCTAAACCTGACGGAACACCAAGGAAATTAATGGATGTAAGTAAACTTCATGCTAAGGGCTGGACGCATAAAATAGAATTAGAAGAAGGCATTAAACTCGCTTATAAAGACTTTCTTGAGAAATATGCTTAG
- a CDS encoding phage holin family protein: protein MEELLEKIKEYIETRFKLAKLVLIEKGTSIFADIITTLIVVFFLIVAFLFISIGLGFYISELIGNTYGGFLIVGLFYFLIALIVFLTKDKYIEKSIVNGIIKKIFKREDVE, encoded by the coding sequence ATGGAAGAACTATTAGAAAAAATCAAAGAATATATCGAAACAAGGTTTAAGCTGGCGAAACTTGTGCTGATAGAAAAGGGAACTTCTATTTTCGCGGATATTATAACTACTTTAATAGTTGTTTTCTTCCTGATAGTAGCATTTTTGTTCATCAGTATAGGGCTTGGATTTTATATTTCTGAATTAATAGGAAATACTTACGGAGGGTTTCTCATAGTAGGCCTTTTTTATTTTCTAATAGCATTGATTGTCTTCTTGACCAAGGATAAATACATAGAGAAATCAATCGTAAATGGAATAATTAAAAAGATTTTTAAAAGGGAGGACGTTGAATGA
- a CDS encoding YtxH domain-containing protein: MNENTKTAIALLAGLAAGAALGLLFAPEKGSDTRDKLSDSLKNLGDSIREKAAEEIDNLSELKEKIVNNIRTKVKQAEADLEEDMTGV; the protein is encoded by the coding sequence ATGAACGAGAACACAAAAACAGCTATCGCTCTTTTAGCGGGATTAGCAGCAGGAGCTGCATTAGGATTATTATTTGCACCAGAAAAAGGTTCTGATACCAGAGACAAACTGTCAGATTCTTTAAAAAACCTTGGAGACAGTATCAGAGAAAAAGCCGCGGAAGAAATCGATAATCTTTCAGAATTGAAAGAAAAAATTGTGAACAACATAAGGACAAAAGTAAAACAGGCCGAAGCTGATCTGGAAGAAGATATGACTGGTGTTTAA
- a CDS encoding AI-2E family transporter, with translation MSVFSFKQRNNLVLIVLILMGILILFSLKGYITSFLGAIVIYTLFKPTYTLFNQKLSKSISAAFIILISFIIIIIPFFVLGYMITNKVMALRTDNFQLKAILYKINDFAGIHLNQPKLLDKYLDKLTNLVQELFPSFLGGAFDVFLGLVLMYFILYFMFVQSERFENGLIKYAPLREYHTRQFAEELKNTTYSNVIGQGIIALIQGSLVSLAFFIAGLEDAIFWGVVSVFLSFMPVIGAPLVTLPAAVILYLNGDHYNAIFIVMFTLLILINIDNVIRFMINKHFADTHPIVTVIGVIIGIPLFGFVGIVFGPLLLLWFMHLIAIYEDDIKAENKIN, from the coding sequence ATGTCAGTTTTTTCATTCAAACAGCGAAACAATCTTGTACTTATAGTTCTCATTCTTATGGGAATTCTTATTCTTTTTAGCTTAAAAGGATATATTACCTCTTTTCTTGGCGCGATCGTAATATACACGCTTTTTAAACCAACATATACGCTTTTTAATCAGAAACTATCCAAGTCCATTTCGGCCGCTTTCATAATTCTAATCTCTTTTATTATAATAATCATTCCCTTTTTTGTTTTAGGCTATATGATAACGAACAAAGTTATGGCGCTTAGAACAGACAATTTTCAATTAAAGGCCATTTTATATAAAATCAATGATTTTGCGGGTATACATTTAAACCAGCCTAAATTGTTGGATAAATATCTGGATAAGTTGACTAATCTGGTTCAGGAACTTTTTCCTTCTTTTCTTGGCGGTGCATTTGATGTCTTTCTAGGTTTGGTGCTCATGTATTTTATTCTATATTTCATGTTTGTTCAATCCGAAAGATTTGAGAACGGTTTAATAAAATATGCACCACTTAGAGAATATCATACCAGACAATTTGCCGAAGAATTGAAAAACACGACCTATTCAAATGTGATAGGCCAGGGAATTATAGCTTTAATACAAGGGTCTTTGGTGAGTCTGGCGTTTTTTATAGCTGGTTTAGAGGATGCTATATTTTGGGGAGTTGTAAGTGTTTTTTTATCATTTATGCCGGTAATTGGAGCCCCATTGGTTACTTTGCCAGCTGCAGTAATACTTTACTTAAATGGAGATCATTATAATGCGATTTTTATAGTAATGTTTACTTTGTTGATACTTATCAATATAGACAATGTAATCAGATTTATGATTAATAAGCATTTTGCAGACACACATCCAATTGTTACTGTGATCGGAGTAATTATAGGTATCCCCCTATTTGGTTTTGTGGGTATCGTTTTTGGGCCTCTATTGTTGCTTTGGTTTATGCATTTAATAGCAATTTATGAGGATGATATAAAGGCTGAAAATAAAATAAATTAG
- a CDS encoding porin family protein, with the protein MNLKRTLAVASALSVATLFAQAQETVKVFGGAKQYRTWSIGVNAGVLSPIIPFGTNDYSEWDANLGYGLFVKKQLAPYFALKLDAHRGELSASNKAGQSFSTDLNYAASLKGVVNVGSISFLQKQNSLGFFVQAGAGLTGYDPGDAAGERSELFIPVGVGVNIKLGQVVALNLGYDANFLDADNIEGGQGWLNGSANKDRWSYGYAGLEFTLGSKAKPSLQWNNAISTLYDELKDPALRNDVEQLKSRTSAVEGQVDNLKKDSDGDGVSDQFDKCPNTPSGTKVDGAGCPLIVPQAK; encoded by the coding sequence ATGAACTTAAAAAGAACATTAGCTGTAGCTTCAGCATTATCTGTTGCTACTTTGTTTGCCCAAGCACAAGAAACTGTTAAAGTTTTTGGTGGAGCAAAACAGTACAGAACGTGGTCAATAGGAGTTAATGCAGGTGTTTTATCTCCGATTATTCCTTTTGGAACTAACGATTACAGCGAGTGGGACGCTAACTTAGGTTACGGATTATTTGTGAAAAAACAATTAGCTCCATATTTCGCTTTAAAATTAGATGCACATAGAGGTGAGTTATCAGCTTCTAATAAAGCTGGTCAATCTTTCTCTACAGATTTGAACTATGCAGCATCTTTAAAAGGTGTTGTTAATGTAGGTTCTATTTCATTCCTTCAAAAACAGAATTCTTTAGGCTTTTTCGTACAAGCTGGTGCTGGTTTAACTGGTTATGATCCAGGTGATGCAGCAGGAGAAAGATCAGAGTTGTTTATCCCAGTTGGCGTTGGTGTTAACATCAAATTAGGTCAAGTTGTTGCGTTAAACCTAGGTTACGATGCTAACTTCTTAGATGCTGATAACATTGAAGGCGGCCAAGGATGGTTAAATGGTTCTGCTAACAAAGACAGATGGTCTTATGGTTACGCAGGTTTAGAGTTCACTTTAGGGTCTAAAGCAAAACCAAGCTTACAATGGAACAATGCTATTTCTACTTTGTATGATGAGTTAAAAGATCCGGCATTGAGAAATGATGTTGAGCAATTAAAATCTCGTACTTCGGCGGTAGAAGGTCAAGTTGATAACTTGAAAAAAGACTCTGATGGCGACGGTGTTTCTGATCAGTTTGATAAATGTCCAAACACTCCTTCTGGAACTAAAGTAGACGGAGCAGGTTGTCCATTAATTGTACCTCAAGCAAAATAA
- a CDS encoding sigma-54-dependent transcriptional regulator has product MKKILIIDDEVNIGLLLSKFLGKNGFEVKTASTGASAFDILSKEYFNLVMCDFRLEDTDGREVLKKIKHLYPRTGVIIITGYSDIKLAVELIKMGAYDYITKPLYPDEILNTVNKALETQQALFDELEDQPLSKPGGEKKNEKKNIQVLDNYVVGQSGAARDLMRQIELVAPTNYSVILIGESGTGKESVAKSIHQKSNRRDKPFIAMDCGSLTKELAGSEFFGHEKGSFTGALFTKIGHFEMANGGTLFLDEVGNLSYEIQASLLRTVQERRVKRIGSTKEIELDVRLIVATNENLVDAISKGRFREDLYHRFNEFGIYLPPLRERGKDILTFAQYFLDHANQELNKEVKGFSNEVEECFLAYTWPGNVRELKNVVRRAVLLTEGELVMEKALPLEMSNFMKLAALEGGVDNNYVTTTVVKEKKLDLKNAALEAEYETILKVLKEVNFNKTKAAKILKIDRKTLYNKMKAISLE; this is encoded by the coding sequence ATGAAAAAAATCTTGATCATTGATGACGAAGTCAATATTGGACTTTTGCTCTCTAAATTTTTAGGGAAGAATGGTTTTGAAGTTAAAACCGCGTCCACCGGAGCGTCTGCATTTGATATTCTATCTAAAGAGTACTTCAATCTTGTGATGTGTGATTTTAGATTGGAGGATACAGACGGACGAGAAGTCTTAAAGAAAATAAAGCATTTATACCCACGTACGGGAGTGATCATTATCACAGGCTATTCGGATATAAAATTAGCGGTAGAGCTGATAAAAATGGGAGCCTATGATTATATTACTAAACCTTTATATCCAGACGAAATTTTAAATACAGTAAATAAAGCGCTAGAAACTCAGCAGGCTTTATTTGATGAGCTGGAAGATCAGCCCCTTTCTAAACCAGGCGGAGAGAAAAAAAACGAAAAGAAAAACATCCAGGTTCTGGATAATTATGTCGTTGGTCAGAGTGGTGCTGCAAGAGATTTGATGAGACAAATTGAATTGGTGGCGCCAACAAATTATAGTGTAATCCTTATTGGCGAAAGTGGTACAGGAAAAGAATCTGTAGCAAAAAGTATACATCAAAAAAGTAATAGGCGGGATAAGCCCTTTATAGCTATGGATTGTGGTTCGCTAACGAAGGAATTGGCCGGATCTGAGTTTTTTGGTCACGAAAAAGGATCATTTACAGGAGCTTTATTTACAAAAATAGGTCATTTTGAAATGGCAAATGGAGGAACTTTATTTTTAGATGAAGTAGGAAACTTATCTTACGAGATTCAGGCATCGCTATTAAGAACAGTTCAGGAGCGTAGAGTGAAAAGAATAGGATCTACTAAAGAAATAGAATTAGATGTAAGACTTATTGTTGCGACAAATGAAAATTTAGTCGATGCTATTTCGAAGGGAAGATTTCGTGAAGATTTATACCATAGATTCAACGAGTTTGGAATATATCTTCCCCCACTTAGGGAAAGAGGAAAAGATATCCTGACTTTTGCACAATACTTTTTGGATCATGCAAATCAGGAGCTTAATAAAGAAGTTAAAGGCTTTAGTAATGAAGTTGAAGAGTGTTTTTTAGCTTATACCTGGCCAGGAAACGTAAGAGAGTTAAAAAACGTAGTACGCAGAGCTGTCTTGCTGACCGAAGGTGAATTGGTCATGGAAAAAGCCTTGCCTTTGGAAATGTCTAACTTTATGAAGTTGGCAGCTTTGGAGGGCGGAGTTGATAATAATTATGTTACAACTACCGTAGTAAAAGAGAAGAAGTTGGATTTAAAAAATGCTGCATTAGAGGCCGAATACGAGACTATTTTAAAAGTATTAAAGGAAGTTAATTTTAATAAAACAAAGGCAGCAAAAATTTTAAAAATCGATCGTAAAACTCTGTATAATAAAATGAAAGCCATCAGTTTAGAATAA
- a CDS encoding enoyl-CoA hydratase/isomerase family protein, giving the protein MGYENLKIEKADNILLVTISREKQLNALNKQTIEELYELLIAEKENQTTSGVIITGAGEKSFVAGADINEFLNLDKGQAIALSERGHHVFNTIEDFPKPIIAAINGYALGGGLELALACHLRIASENARFGFPELNLGIIPGYGGTQRLPELIGKGRAMEMILTTQQITSNQALDYGLINDLVLKDQLLTAAKELIQKIISKSPEAVKSAIRAVNGNCRDKNGFKIEIDEFSKCCGTQNFREGVAAFLEKRPSKFQ; this is encoded by the coding sequence ATGGGATATGAAAATCTTAAAATTGAAAAGGCTGATAATATTCTTTTGGTTACAATTTCAAGGGAAAAACAGCTAAATGCTCTAAATAAACAAACTATTGAAGAGTTATATGAGCTTTTGATAGCTGAAAAAGAAAATCAAACTACTTCGGGAGTTATCATTACCGGGGCTGGGGAAAAGTCATTTGTCGCAGGGGCAGATATTAATGAATTTTTGAATTTAGATAAAGGACAGGCCATAGCATTATCCGAAAGAGGACATCACGTATTTAATACAATTGAAGATTTCCCAAAACCAATTATAGCGGCAATTAATGGATATGCTTTAGGTGGTGGATTAGAGCTGGCATTAGCCTGCCACTTACGTATTGCGTCTGAAAATGCAAGATTTGGATTCCCAGAATTAAACTTAGGTATTATTCCTGGATACGGAGGGACTCAGCGTTTACCAGAATTAATTGGGAAAGGTAGGGCTATGGAGATGATTTTGACAACACAACAAATAACCTCAAATCAGGCATTAGATTATGGTTTGATTAATGATTTGGTTTTGAAGGATCAGTTACTTACTGCGGCTAAAGAACTTATACAAAAAATAATCAGTAAATCTCCAGAAGCGGTAAAATCGGCGATAAGAGCTGTCAATGGTAATTGCCGAGATAAGAATGGTTTTAAAATAGAGATAGATGAGTTTAGTAAATGTTGTGGTACACAAAATTTCAGAGAAGGAGTGGCTGCATTTTTAGAAAAACGCCCATCCAAATTTCAATAG